AGAGCATGGCCCTTTGGAGCTTTCGACTCTGCCTACCGAGCGACAAGCTTGGCGAGAGCAGCTGACATCCAGGcaggaagggaaggaaagtcttcgccgcagagacgcctcAGGTGCTGGCAGGTGACGCAGGCAATTCGAagcgcggcgtctgcggcttcgcgacggacgaagaaacgcagcaaCTCGTTGCTTGCCTTCGAATcaggacgagaaaagggagTTGACAGACAAGCTTTTGaaaggaaaggaggcagAATCGAAACACGCGGGGTCAGACAAGAACaaggaagggaggaagaaaacgaagacagaaagacaacCAATGAAAAGGAGCACATGCTACATCGCGGCCTTCTCTGATTCTTTGAGGCGAATCATAGGCGAGTGTGGAGAGacgacatgcatgcagtgaccAGCAGACGGGAGATGCCTCGCATTTCTTTCACTGGCGAGTCAAACCGCCGTCTGTCGCCCCTGTTGCATCTTACGGAAACATGAAAAATATCGAGCCTGAGTCTTTCATCTCGCAAACAACAGGCATCTTTAAGTCCATGTACACAGAGGTCCACGAATAAACAACAGTTGATGGAGACGCCTTCTCCGATGTCTACTAGTTTACTGGCATAGATGCACGCATAGGTACAAGGAGATAGGCAGCGATACCCGGGAGGCAGGCAGATATACAAAGGGATACGGAGGTACACGGAGAGGTAgagaccaagagagagacggcagtGCATCTTCCGGGAGactgtggagagaggaagaagagcgagatccacttttctcttcgctcgacGGAGAGGTGTGTCTTCTGAATTCCAGCAGTTGATCGAGAGATCCAAAAGTAAGCGAAACTTTTCTCACCTTGCAAGACAGTCCCAGCCGCAACGCCAAGCCATAGGAGAGGCACATGCCATGCCAATTACCCACGCGACAACACAGAGAGCCCCTGTATGAAGCAGTCGCATAATTTGATGCAAACCGTCATCTCGGATTTCTCTACTTCGAATGTTTCGTCCACACAAACATCGAGGTGACCGGACGTATGTGTGAATTTTCGCCATCGTTTTTTGATAGACTAGACACGTCCCCGCTgtgttctgcatgcgcttgacTGCAGCCTCTGAAGAGTCTCTGCCTGAAAAAAAGGGTGCTGTGTATCCAGTTCTGCTCTTGGGTCTCCTCCTATTCCTTGACCTGATCCCGCGCATGAGcttgtttttcgttctccATCAGTCTCTTCCCAGATGGTAGACACGTGAGCAAACCGAACCTATGTGGAGAAGTGAGCGTGAGCAATTGATTGCGTTCAGTTTCTATTTGCCttccatgcatgcgttttgcTTCATGGTCTCTTGCAAGAACCTCTCGCCAGTTGCCTCCACAGTAACTTCGACGTTGCGTCCTCTTTCCGTTCAACATTTAGGgtagacagagacgaaagcaaCCAACCTCTCTAGTTGTCTCTTTAACTGTCTCTTTTACATTTCTTTCCTCTACTTTATGTCGCCTCACCTTGCAACTAAGAAGGCCCCCGCCTTCTCTACAAGACTCTGGCTGTTGGCGTCAGACGCGAATAactcggagagaagaagaagctcttcttcttgtccctGCAGCTCCGCGCACAGCTGCGTGTCGCTCTCGAGTGCCTGCGGAATCGCtcacgacgcatgcagtggggGGAAAAGTGAGAAGggagaggtgaagaagatggagaaacaGCCGAAAAAGACGGAAAGGGAAGGCGagcaaacgaggaagaacgaaagaaagagagatcaagtcgtcctcctctcgcgcgtTGCACATGTGATTCGGACTTATCTACTGGCGAGGCAATGAAGATCCGACAAATATGAATTCGAAGCAGGGAAGCATACAGTGAAAGTGCCGGCGCGCACGGAGCGTtgtttcccttttcttcctcttgaaCTTCTCCAAAACTCACTCGCATGACTTTCTCCAGCATCTTCGACTGAGGTCTCAAAAGAGATTCCGGAAGCAGCGGCGCCTGTGCGTCGAGCCACGACCGTAGTTCAttcactttctcttccgcttcgtcttctctttccttcgctgtTCTCTTCGCTATCTCCTGTCTGCGTCCACGGCACCGGTGAGAAGCAGCTCGGACccgctctctgccttctcgtttctcttcgcctttcgcCACCACGAGCTGGTCTTCCGCcacaggaaacgaagatgagagagaggaagaggaggaagaagctcgGCCAACGGCGGGGAAATTTCGAAAAGTCATTTCGTCGCCTCCTAGAAACTCGGAACTCGTAGAGGGAGGCACCAGATGGCCACGGTCATTGCGTCTTTCAGGTAGATCAAACAGGGGGGtcggggaagagaaagatgaaGATGAAGTACGCCGACTTCCAGTCCTCAGCGGGCTCGGCAAAGCTTCAGTCGTTGTTTCAGATGAAGCAGATATGGACGGCACGACGTCACCATCGTCTGAAGCTCGAGGTGCCCCTTTACCGGAttcctcctcgcctgcgtTACAAGACGCATCGAGGTGAGTCGACGGTTCCTCTCGCaactcttctcttctctcttcctttattcctccactttcttcttcatcagAGATCCCACTGCCGACTCTtacctcttcctctgccttcctttcGCCATCTCCCTCTCCACCTCGTTCTCggtcccctctctctccttctccatccCTTGCTCCCTCtcccctcgccttctctctcgcttgttctccctctccggctTCGCGGGAGTCGAGGGTGGACAGAGGAACAGGCGCCGGCGTCAGAGCCCACCTGAGGTGGGGAGGCAGAGGccgtggaggagagaagagacgcgaggagagaacgagaagaaggtccTGAGAAATGGCGCGCTGAATTTTTGACAGCAGCCTGAAGGTTTTCCGTTCAAAGTAGTCCAGCCGGCCGCCCTTCGAGGAGTTGAGGCACACGTTCAGCCTGtcaagagaagacaggaaggtGCTCGCGGGAACAGTCGTGGGGGGCCCAGAGACGGGCCGGTGGTTAGCTGACCCAGACGCATGCGGTTGGATGCCCAGCACGGTGTCTTGGCTGGTCTGAGCTCGAGGCTGGTCTCCCGTCCCTACGCAGGAgtctgcgttcttcgcgACGCGCCGCGAGGGAACATGAGAGGCCGGAGGCcgtgcagaggaagacgcacaCGAAGAGTAAGGCGCATTTGTGGGCAGACAATGACCgtcggtttcctctcttggGTGCCTCAGCTGCGTCGGAATAGCATCTGCTCCGCGATAACCGTCGCATGCATACGCAGAATCACGGCGACCAAAGTTGGGAAACGATGGAGGCCGCCCGTCCCTCattggagaagcagacacagCCTCAGCAtcgttccctttctctccctcccaaGGGCAAGTCGACGCATCACGATgtcctcgagtctctcttttcctgtccCCGTCGTCCCCCGCCGCGtttccttgcatgcaaacgtTACCTTCGGAAACAGACTGCGCTGTCGACACccccgcttccttctcttgtctGTTTGCTCCCCACTGACCTCCGTCTCCGCAACACTGCCCAGCACCGCTTCTGCCCTCGTCTGCCGGATCCAAGCCTCCACAGGCGTTTCTGCAGCGGCCTCCAGAACAGTCCGGCGACAGGCTGCATTGCCTAGGCCTCACCCCAGGCAAAAAGTCCGAACGGGGATCCCTGCGCTGTCCCTCGTCTCCTGTGCCGCAgtgcctcctctcctctccgtcctctgcGTGCCTGTGGCCCGaccagagaaacgcgagggcGGAGACGTACCCGCCAGGGCCACTGTCTCCGAGGGCCGCCTGAGAGGCGCCGTCCCCGTCTTCGTCGCACTCTTGGAGCTGCTGGTGCAGAGAGGCCGCTGTGCCCTGGCCGCAGGCGCCCGCACCCACCCAAGGAATCACCCAGAAGTCGTCGTCGTAgggcgggagaagaagatgcgagAAACAGCCGGAGCGCTGCTGCGGCGGCTCCGTCGTTTCGCACTGGTGGACGTCGGGAGGCAGGCCCTTCGTGTACAGAGGCAGCGACAGCGGAACGTAGGGCGCAGCGTTCAGGACGAGAAGCGCGCGTGCGTAGTCTCGAGAGAAGGCCAACGCAGTCGCCAGAGTCATCCAGAACGGAAACAAAGTCGGAGACAACGTCACTGCATGCTCTGCTGCACGAACTGCCAGGTGACCCCACCTGGCCCgagcgcctgtctccagcCTCGCGGGAACGCGCGGaaaggaacaagaagaagcagaacgaggagaagaacaacaagaacaagaagaacaagaacaaggagaagaacaagaggaagaagaattagggcgagaagagatggagaagTGATAGGGAGAATCTGAAGACGTTGGAAGTTCGGGGACGTTCTGTGTCCAGCTGAGTTGGTGACGTCGCATGTGTGTAGACTGAGATTCGAcatgttctcttcctcttctcgatGCGGttccctcgcctccttcaGGCCTTATCTCGAAGCGTCGCTCGTCACAGACCTCCCTGCTTGGACCACTGCCTtctttccgttcttcttcttctccttttttgaTCAGAACTTCCGCCTGGTATCGCAGGAAGCAGGCCTCCTCAGGAAAAGACCGCAAACTGCGAATCGCGATGGTGAGCGCGAGGTGCAGCATTTTTCTCTTGCTGTAGGCGCGTGCGACGTGAAGGTGGACAAGGGGTgaaagcgcatgcaaggaGGAAAGCGTCTCGACGATCTTGGGTAGCGAAAAGGTCCGGAGCACGTGGTGCGCGAGCACTTCGCACAGCGCGTTCGTCCCCTGGCCGATAGAAGGCAGCAAGCCGAGGTCGTCTCCGGACGCAAAGAAGCGGCTAGCCAGCTCCACGAATTCGCGACTTCTCCCCGGCTTAtcgaacagaggaagaaccaCCAGACAGCGACACGGATGAATCCGGGGCGGCACTTCCGCCCGGAGCATTGAAGACAGCAAGGCTGTCTCCCATACATTCTGGGGCAAGTCCCGAATATCCCGCGCAAGCTTTCGAcgcgaaaaaacggaagCCCGCTGGTGCGAGGCCGAGtctgaaggagacgagggcggaagcgaagaagttGCAGCCGTCGAGGCTGAGGCCCCGCAAAGGCGTGGATGCCCTGGGGGGGAAACTTGATGTGAGAGAACAGACGAAggatgcagagacgaagcagggAAAGCGTAGCAGAAGACTGCGCCGGAGGCGCCAGGTCCGGGCGAGGCTCCAGAAGCAGACGGGCaagccgagagaaaacgcggctTCACCCCCGGAGTACATGGCAGGCGAACTTCCACGCGAAGGTCGACCTGGTGGAAAACGTCGAATGTGCAGTAGATGCCGCCGAGAATTTGCCACTTGCGGCCGAACCAGctgaggaaaaggagaagcgaggaagacaggaaaccGATATTGGCAATCGGATTGGAGGAATCGCGCCTACGAAAACTGCACGAAAAGCTGCACCCCCGGCGACTCAGGGCATCGCGTCCAAACTCGCCGCTGGCCTGGTTCCCCACAAAACGCGTCTGTCTAGACGAGCCCAAGAAAAAACTTTCGAATTCACGTCGTCTTCAGccaaaaaaaaacgaacgaagagacaacagTGCACCGTTGACTGGCATTTCAGGACACTCCCAGGGACCACAGACGAAACATGTGTGGTGAGGTTGAGCAAAAACTTTCGAATGAATCACTCTATTCCAACGCCCCCTTGTGACACACCTaccttgtctctgtttcctgcttcGCCACTTGACCGTAGATGTAAGCCGCCAAGGCGGCGGGCTGAGACGTTTCAAGGCCGATGACATAGCTACACAGATACAGGGAAGACAACACGAAAGCGCCTTATTCATCTCTGATTCCCTTATAGTTCCCTCTGTTGTGTCTTGATCTCTGCTCTTGCTTAttctctctgccgtcttttgttccctctgttctccttctaACTGTGCATGTCTGGAAAACCCCCTCGAAACTCCTGTCCTCAGTCGTCATTTCTCGCTTTccactctctccctctgttcaACTTGTCCGCGTCCCCAGAGCTGCCTGCCTCGATTGTCGTGCCTTGACTTTTTGCTCCGTTATCCTTCGTCTCAGCGacctgcctttctctctcgatggGAGGACGACGCCTCCTCCATGTCCTTTGCGGAACGGATGCGAAAAACAAATCAGAGCGGGCAGTGCGAATCGAAAATCAAAACCTCGCTGCTTCCCTTCCACCGGGTGTTCGGCGTCTCTTTTCGTCCGCAGTCAATCTCgagtgcgaagaagaggtcaGAGTGAAAAGGCGATAAAGGTGAGCGAAcctgaagagacacagagactcTTCAGGAGCACTTACTGGCAAAAAAGCGCCGCCGCACGCGTGAAGGATGTTTCATCGTAGGAAGTCGACCCGAAAAACGTCGCGAGACTCCTGTCTTTCTGGACTTTTTCCAAACAACACAGATCGGGAGGCCCTAAGCCGTCGAATTCTCCTGCGCATAGAAACGCGGCCGCAACAAGAAACGAGAATCCTCGAGATGAGGAAGCAGAGCATATTCGCACGCTgtggaggagcaggagacagacgcggtGCGTGGACGCGTCTGCACAACGAAGgtcggagaagcagaaacagcgaaaTTCTGAGAAAAtagagtgcatgcacagcagagagaggccaTGGTAGCGGAAAAAGAGTTGTCGTCAAAAGGGTGACACACCGCAAGACAGAccacagggaagaagaggtgcAGACTCCGTACAGCGGAGGATCGGGACAAGCCACAAATAGGTACCGGGCCATCGACCGACCCCAGCACCAGCGACAAAGTGCTAGCTCGCCCTCATCAATTGATCAGTCACACTGCCAAGGGGAAAACATAGAGAGTCGGCGGCGAATATTGAGCTCAGCAGCAACGCAGacaagacgggagagaagtagaaatgaagaaggaaagctgTGAATCGCGCGAAGAGCCTGTCCAGAGATTCGACTGGGAATGTGTGTTGCTCGgtgagaaacgaaaacgacgaagagcTTTCGAAGTCAGTGACTACGCCAGACAGCAGACACTCTGAGAGTCACTGAAGGGGTGCGCTATGTGGGTTTTGACGTCTTCGATCCCGAGACGGAGCAGTCGCCTCTCAATTCAAGTGGAGAGAGATAAAGCGGGGGAAAACGTCAAGGTCATGTGACGGATCGTAGTCAGGCCTTGATTCCGCTGTCTGACGATGAAAAGAAGTCGAGAACGGAGTAAAATcgcgaaaaagcgaaggcACACGAACTGTCCCACAGGGCAGAGGCGGTTGAAGCGCGCGGCTCAGGGAGTCCAGTCCCGCATGTCAGCAGAAACACGAGAAGGGCAGGAAGGTAGCATacgaggaaaaacggagagacatCTGCGGAGCAGAAAGCGATGGGCGCCccaagagaagacagagagataggaTGCACAAccaagagaaaacagaaacgcgacaACAACGACGGAGGACCGCGtgcgaggaagcggagaagcgTGAAGCGGGGGCACACCAAGATGAGGGACAGAGAGCATCGTCAAGACCTGGAGAGCCACAGAAGCGCCAAGACCAGAGGAGCCCGCAAGCGGCTCACCTGCTATTAGAGTTGCATCCCGACTGGCCAACAGAGACCCATGATAATCAACGAACTCTCGGCAATCTGCGATGCAGCGCGACATGCTGCCTTTCAcccgagagaggcagcgccGTGCCGGTCTCCAACGCCCTTGAAGACCATGGATACGCTAGAGCAAGGTAGAGAGACGGTGAAGAACAGAGAGTGAGTAGGAAGCAGCAAAAGCCGATGAAACATA
This Toxoplasma gondii ME49 chromosome VIII, whole genome shotgun sequence DNA region includes the following protein-coding sequences:
- a CDS encoding ChAPs (Chs5p-Arf1p-binding proteins) protein (encoded by transcript TGME49_230150), whose protein sequence is MSRCIADCREFVDYHGSLLASRDATLIAGEFDGLGPPDLCCLEKVQKDRSLATFFGSTSYDETSFTRAAALFCHYVIGLETSQPAALAAYIYGQVAKQETETSWFGRKWQILGGIYCTFDVFHQVDLRVEVRLPCTPGVKPRFLSACPSASGASPGPGASGAVFCYAFPASSLHPSSVLSHQVSPPGHPRLCGASASTAATSSLPPSSPSDSASHQRASVFSRRKLARDIRDLPQNVWETALLSSMLRAEVPPRIHPCRCLVVLPLFDKPGRSREFVELASRFFASGDDLGLLPSIGQGTNALCEVLAHHVLRTFSLPKIVETLSSLHALSPLVHLHVARAYSKRKMLHLALTIAIRSLRSFPEEACFLRYQAEVLIKKGEEEERKEGSGPSREVCDERRFEIRPEGGEGTASRRGREHVESQSTHMRRHQLSWTQNVPELPTSSDSPYHFSISSRPNSSSSCSSPCSCSSCSCCSSPRSASSCSFPRVPARLETGARARWGHLAVRAAEHAVTLSPTLFPFWMTLATALAFSRDYARALLVLNAAPYVPLSLPLYTKGLPPDVHQCETTEPPQQRSGCFSHLLLPPYDDDFWVIPWVGAGACGQGTAASLHQQLQECDEDGDGASQAALGDSGPGGYVSALAFLWSGHRHAEDGEERRHCGTGDEGQRRDPRSDFLPGVRPRQCSLSPDCSGGRCRNACGGLDPADEGRSGAGQCCGDGGQWGANRQEKEAGVSTAQSVSEGNVCMQGNAAGDDGDRKRETRGHRDASTCPWEGEKGNDAEAVSASPMRDGRPPSFPNFGRRDSAYACDGYRGADAIPTQLRHPREETDGHCLPTNAPYSSCASSSARPPASHVPSRRVAKNADSCVGTGDQPRAQTSQDTVLGIQPHASGSANHRPVSGPPTTVPASTFLSSLDRLNVCLNSSKGGRLDYFERKTFRLLSKIQRAISQDLLLVLSSRLFSPPRPLPPHLRWALTPAPVPLSTLDSREAGEGEQAREKARGEGARDGEGERGDRERGGEGDGERKAEEEVRVGSGISDEEESGGIKEERREELREEPSTHLDASCNAGEEESGKGAPRASDDGDVVPSISASSETTTEALPSPLRTGSRRTSSSSFSSPTPLFDLPERRNDRGHLVPPSTSSEFLGGDEMTFRNFPAVGRASSSSSSLSSSFPVAEDQLVVAKGEEKREGRERVRAASHRCRGRRQEIAKRTAKEREDEAEEKVNELRSWLDAQAPLLPESLLRPQSKMLEKVMRALESDTQLCAELQGQEEELLLLSELFASDANSQSLVEKAGAFLVARGSLCCRVGNWHGMCLSYGLALRLGLSCKASNELLRFFVRREAADAALRIACVTCQHLRRLCGEDFPSLPAWMSAALAKLVARVGVEAVQASFLHIPKCVRHPAVESFLESRRRAQAPHAAPFP